A stretch of Sulfurimonas autotrophica DSM 16294 DNA encodes these proteins:
- the secY gene encoding preprotein translocase subunit SecY: protein MNKNLVNKILITIGFLFIYRLLAYVPVPGVDTAVIASFFDSHQSDALGLFNMFSGNAVQRLSIISLGIMPYITASIIMELLAATFPTLGQMKKERDGMVKYMQIIRYATIVITLIQAVGVSVGLQSLTGPTGNSAILADHTTFIMLSAVSMLAGTMLLMWIGEQITQSGIGNGISLIIFAGIVSAIPRAIGQTIEMVNTGAMSFITVIAILLLVLTTVGIIIYVELGERRVPITYAKKTMMQNQNKRVMNYIPIKVNLAGVIPVIFASAILMFPMTVLSSSTNPAIQAIADYLNPNSYFFNFLTFVFVVFFAFFYASITFNAKDIADNLKRQGGFIPGIRTGEATKNFLNETASRLTFTGALYLGLVATLPFMIIKGMGVPFFFGGTAVLIVVQVALDTMRKIEAQIYMSKYETLSAVGL, encoded by the coding sequence GTGAATAAAAATCTAGTAAATAAGATACTTATTACTATCGGTTTTTTATTTATCTACCGCCTACTGGCTTATGTGCCGGTTCCCGGCGTAGATACAGCTGTTATTGCTTCTTTCTTCGACTCACACCAATCAGACGCATTAGGATTATTTAATATGTTCAGTGGAAACGCTGTGCAACGATTATCTATAATCTCTTTGGGTATTATGCCTTATATCACCGCCTCAATTATTATGGAGCTTTTAGCTGCAACATTTCCGACACTTGGTCAAATGAAAAAAGAGCGCGATGGTATGGTGAAATATATGCAGATTATTCGTTATGCAACTATTGTGATAACGCTTATTCAGGCTGTTGGTGTAAGTGTGGGACTGCAAAGCTTAACTGGACCTACGGGTAACTCTGCAATTCTTGCTGATCATACTACATTTATCATGCTTTCTGCTGTTTCAATGCTTGCAGGAACAATGTTATTAATGTGGATTGGTGAGCAAATAACACAAAGCGGCATCGGTAACGGTATTTCTCTTATTATCTTTGCAGGTATTGTTTCAGCAATTCCAAGAGCAATTGGCCAAACAATTGAAATGGTAAACACCGGTGCAATGAGTTTCATAACAGTTATTGCTATATTACTGCTAGTACTTACAACGGTAGGAATAATCATTTATGTTGAGCTGGGTGAGCGTCGTGTGCCTATTACATATGCTAAAAAGACGATGATGCAAAACCAAAACAAACGTGTAATGAATTATATTCCTATTAAAGTGAACTTGGCCGGTGTTATTCCGGTTATCTTTGCGTCTGCAATTTTAATGTTTCCGATGACTGTACTCTCAAGCAGTACAAATCCGGCTATTCAGGCAATTGCAGATTATTTGAATCCAAATAGTTACTTTTTTAACTTTTTGACTTTTGTATTTGTTGTATTCTTCGCATTCTTTTATGCATCAATTACATTCAATGCAAAAGATATTGCAGATAACCTAAAACGTCAAGGCGGATTTATTCCAGGTATTCGTACTGGTGAAGCTACTAAAAATTTCTTAAATGAAACAGCAAGTAGATTAACATTTACCGGTGCACTTTATCTTGGATTGGTTGCAACTTTACCTTTTATGATTATAAAAGGTATGGGTGTTCCATTCTTCTTTGGTGGTACAGCAGTTTTAATCGTTGTTCAGGTTGCACTTGATACGATGAGAAAAATTGAAGCTCAAATATATATGAGCAAATATGAAACACTAAGTGCAGTCGGTCTTTAA
- the map gene encoding type I methionyl aminopeptidase, translated as MAIALRKPAEIEKLRAANKIVGGALDLLRENTKVGMSLKEMDAMAEDYIRSHGARPSFKGLYGFPNAVCTSPNEVIIHGIPSDYKLQEGDVIGYDIGTELDGWFGDAAISVGVGEITKADEDLIACSKDTLMHAIENIKEGMRFKELSFLMENFIRDRGFVPLKNFCGHGIGKKPHEEPEIPNYLEGGSPKSGPKIKNGMVFCLEPMICQKDSKPIILENGWDVVSADGLRGSHYEHTVAVINGKAEILSLA; from the coding sequence ATGGCAATTGCACTTAGAAAACCAGCGGAGATAGAAAAACTGAGAGCTGCCAACAAAATTGTTGGTGGTGCTTTAGATCTGCTACGTGAAAATACAAAAGTAGGTATGAGTCTCAAAGAGATGGATGCTATGGCTGAAGATTACATCAGAAGTCATGGGGCACGTCCTTCCTTTAAAGGTTTATATGGCTTTCCTAATGCTGTGTGTACATCACCTAATGAAGTGATTATTCATGGTATACCATCTGACTATAAATTACAAGAGGGTGATGTTATCGGTTATGATATCGGTACAGAACTTGACGGTTGGTTTGGTGATGCTGCAATCAGTGTGGGTGTAGGTGAAATTACAAAAGCTGATGAAGATTTAATAGCGTGTTCAAAAGATACTTTGATGCATGCCATTGAAAATATCAAAGAAGGTATGCGTTTTAAAGAACTTTCATTTTTGATGGAAAACTTCATTCGTGATCGTGGTTTTGTTCCACTTAAAAACTTTTGTGGTCACGGTATAGGAAAGAAACCTCATGAAGAACCTGAAATTCCAAATTATCTTGAAGGAGGCTCACCGAAGTCTGGCCCAAAGATAAAAAATGGAATGGTTTTTTGTTTGGAACCTATGATTTGTCAAAAAGATTCTAAACCAATAATTTTAGAAAATGGTTGGGATGTTGTTAGTGCCGATGGTTTACGCGGTTCACACTATGAGCATACTGTTGCAGTTATCAATGGTAAAGCTGAAATATTATCTCTTGCTTAA
- the infA gene encoding translation initiation factor IF-1: MAKADVIEVDGKIIEALPNATFRVELENGHIILCHIAGKMRMHYIKILPGDKVKLELTPYSLDKGRITYRYK, from the coding sequence ATGGCTAAAGCAGACGTTATTGAAGTTGATGGCAAGATTATTGAGGCTTTGCCTAATGCAACTTTTCGTGTTGAATTAGAAAATGGACATATTATTTTATGTCATATCGCAGGTAAAATGCGTATGCACTATATAAAAATACTTCCAGGTGACAAAGTAAAACTTGAATTGACACCATACTCTTTAGATAAAGGGCGTATCACTTATAGATACAAATAA
- a CDS encoding chorismate mutase produces the protein MKKCNSLQEVRNEIDKIDTQLVELISERSHLIRQAAGFKESVEEVKAQDRIDDIMQRVRKKAIELNVNPNMISELFKIMIDEMVETEISELRNAGNF, from the coding sequence ATGAAAAAATGCAATTCCCTGCAAGAAGTAAGAAATGAAATCGACAAAATTGACACACAGCTTGTAGAACTTATCTCAGAACGCAGTCATTTAATTCGTCAGGCAGCCGGTTTTAAAGAGAGTGTTGAAGAAGTTAAGGCTCAGGATAGAATTGATGATATTATGCAAAGGGTCAGAAAAAAAGCGATTGAATTAAATGTAAATCCAAATATGATTTCTGAACTTTTTAAAATTATGATAGATGAAATGGTAGAAACGGAAATAAGTGAGTTAAGAAACGCTGGAAATTTCTAA
- a CDS encoding CvfB family protein, which produces MEKTISPYLELGKMNTLRVDRDTTPGLYLMAQDGNDVLLPGQYVTDDMIENSLVDVFLYTDSEDRLVANTNKPLAMLDEFALLEVVDVAPFGAFMNWGLPKDLLVPKMFQKTPFEIGEKRFIKIIYDERTHRLVGTEKLGDFFDRKPKGLTANKEAEILVISKTPLGFKCIVNGKYEGLIYHNEIFEDIKLGDKKTAYVKTVRKDGNIDLTLRRPGSKKDGSSAQKVLELLQQSKGIMPYNYKSDAELIKSVFGLSKKEFKRSLTQLQDDGKIEVKDTGIYLKA; this is translated from the coding sequence ATGGAAAAAACAATAAGCCCTTACTTAGAACTAGGAAAAATGAATACCCTGCGTGTCGACAGAGACACAACACCCGGTCTCTATCTTATGGCCCAAGATGGCAATGATGTCCTTCTCCCCGGTCAGTATGTTACTGATGATATGATAGAAAATTCTCTTGTGGATGTTTTTTTATACACAGATTCAGAAGACAGGCTTGTAGCCAATACAAACAAACCGCTTGCTATGCTCGATGAATTTGCTCTTTTAGAGGTTGTGGATGTTGCCCCTTTTGGCGCCTTTATGAACTGGGGACTGCCAAAGGATCTGCTTGTGCCTAAAATGTTTCAAAAAACACCTTTTGAAATCGGCGAAAAAAGATTTATAAAAATCATATATGACGAACGAACACACCGCCTTGTCGGTACGGAAAAACTCGGTGACTTTTTTGATAGAAAGCCAAAAGGTTTGACTGCAAACAAAGAGGCAGAAATTTTAGTAATTTCTAAAACACCGCTTGGGTTTAAATGCATTGTAAATGGCAAATATGAAGGGCTGATTTATCATAATGAGATATTTGAGGATATAAAGTTGGGTGATAAAAAAACTGCCTATGTTAAAACAGTGCGAAAAGATGGCAATATTGACCTCACACTCAGACGCCCCGGCAGTAAAAAAGATGGTTCATCTGCCCAAAAAGTTCTAGAACTTCTACAACAAAGCAAAGGTATAATGCCTTATAACTATAAAAGTGATGCCGAGCTGATTAAAAGTGTATTTGGACTCAGTAAAAAAGAGTTTAAGCGTTCTTTGACACAACTGCAGGATGATGGGAAAATAGAGGTCAAAGATACCGGCATTTACCTTAAGGCATAA
- a CDS encoding NnrS family protein, which translates to MQTKENYFLSQPHQPFFLLGIINAIVMMLIFALGYKGVLSLHGDSLTFHSYSLIFLVFTNFFTGFIFTTFPRFNQTQVIEKKYYTNIFYANTLASLLFLVGAFSSELLTLGAMLLSLIAQIFIVLKLKNIYETGMAPDKSDSFWILNANYFGLFGNALFILSFFVPAILPIAITISFYMYLIFFAFSVGQRMIPFFSHSFAQKNESFIKIIFILFVLKSIFASADIKSVQILVDLLLAGYMFLEFKRWDLHPFQSPPILWILHLALFWLPVSFFLSALSLGAEIFLDTSFYFLNIHLLAIGFLTTLLIGFGTRVTLGHSGQPPQADTLATKIFLSIQMVVLLRALFSINVAFGWGLNFLFDISFTAWLLLFLVWGGRYFKVLVFGSKL; encoded by the coding sequence ATGCAAACAAAAGAAAACTATTTTTTATCACAACCGCATCAGCCCTTTTTTCTTCTGGGAATCATAAATGCCATAGTAATGATGCTTATTTTTGCACTGGGTTATAAGGGCGTTTTATCCTTACATGGTGACTCACTGACATTTCACAGCTACTCTTTAATATTTTTAGTCTTTACAAACTTTTTTACTGGTTTTATATTTACAACTTTTCCGCGTTTTAACCAGACACAGGTTATAGAAAAAAAATACTATACCAACATTTTTTATGCAAATACTCTGGCATCACTGCTTTTTCTTGTGGGTGCTTTTAGCTCTGAATTACTCACACTAGGAGCAATGCTCTTGAGTCTGATTGCACAGATTTTTATTGTTTTAAAGCTGAAAAACATCTATGAAACAGGTATGGCACCGGATAAATCAGACTCTTTTTGGATTTTGAATGCAAACTACTTCGGGCTTTTTGGAAATGCTCTTTTCATTCTCTCTTTTTTTGTGCCTGCAATTTTACCAATCGCTATTACGATTTCGTTTTACATGTACCTGATTTTTTTTGCCTTTAGTGTGGGACAGAGAATGATTCCTTTTTTCTCTCACTCATTTGCACAAAAAAATGAAAGCTTTATCAAAATAATTTTTATTTTGTTTGTCTTAAAAAGTATCTTTGCTTCTGCAGATATAAAAAGTGTACAGATTCTTGTAGATTTACTGCTTGCTGGGTATATGTTTCTTGAATTTAAACGCTGGGATTTACATCCTTTTCAGTCTCCTCCTATTCTTTGGATACTGCATCTTGCACTTTTTTGGCTGCCTGTATCGTTTTTTCTCTCAGCACTTAGTTTAGGTGCGGAAATATTTTTAGATACATCATTTTATTTTTTAAATATTCATCTGCTTGCAATAGGATTTTTAACAACCCTGCTTATAGGTTTTGGAACACGTGTAACACTTGGCCATTCGGGACAACCGCCACAAGCCGACACATTAGCTACGAAAATATTTTTATCCATTCAAATGGTGGTCCTTTTACGCGCGCTTTTTAGTATAAATGTAGCGTTTGGATGGGGACTTAACTTTTTGTTTGACATCTCATTTACAGCCTGGCTGTTACTCTTTTTGGTTTGGGGAGGCAGGTATTTTAAAGTATTGGTTTTTGGAAGTAAATTATAA
- a CDS encoding SPL family radical SAM protein, with product MNSYAEKFNKATQNTFFQNLPLHEQEFIKEKAFEYKFSYQEIKQIINFARDLGMWDEKRITAIFPEHPQRKVVFSRLTKAYEAIRNAPNSYENFTLKNIPQEQKYTFKTAPKEGFGLGLCPVASEKTRCCNLLTLDAVESCGFDCSYCSIQSFYNQNTITFDSNFADKLLNLQLEVNKTYHIGTGQASDSLMFGNREGILDALFEFARKNPNVILEFKTKSDNIKYLLENEVPKNILCTWSLNTQTIIDNEEHLTASLSKRINAARKMADKGVKVGFHFHPIIEYKGYLDEYQKVYEELILQFDPQEVALVSFGTLTFIKPVIKQLREREFRTKITQIPHEDASGKTSYPDATKIEMFKHAYESFKPWRETKEKVFFYLCMEEHLMWAKTFGYQYATNNDFEHAMLGAYCEKLGQDFLL from the coding sequence ATGAATTCATATGCAGAAAAATTTAACAAAGCGACACAAAACACTTTTTTTCAAAACCTTCCTCTACATGAACAAGAGTTTATAAAAGAGAAAGCTTTTGAGTACAAATTTTCCTATCAGGAAATTAAACAGATAATCAATTTCGCGCGAGACTTGGGAATGTGGGATGAAAAAAGAATTACAGCCATTTTTCCCGAGCATCCTCAAAGAAAAGTTGTTTTTTCAAGACTTACCAAAGCTTACGAAGCCATCCGAAATGCTCCGAATTCTTATGAAAATTTTACATTAAAAAATATCCCTCAAGAACAGAAATATACATTTAAAACAGCACCAAAAGAAGGTTTTGGACTGGGTCTTTGTCCTGTGGCAAGTGAGAAAACACGCTGCTGTAATCTACTGACACTTGATGCAGTTGAGAGTTGCGGATTTGACTGTTCTTACTGCTCTATTCAAAGCTTTTACAACCAAAATACCATTACTTTTGACAGTAATTTTGCAGACAAACTACTTAACCTGCAGCTTGAGGTGAACAAAACCTACCATATCGGAACAGGACAGGCATCTGATTCTTTGATGTTTGGAAACCGCGAAGGTATTTTAGATGCACTTTTTGAATTTGCAAGAAAAAATCCCAATGTCATTTTAGAATTTAAAACAAAGTCTGATAATATCAAATATCTTTTAGAAAATGAGGTGCCTAAAAATATTCTCTGTACTTGGAGTTTAAATACCCAGACTATTATTGACAATGAAGAGCATTTGACAGCTTCGCTTAGCAAACGCATCAATGCAGCCAGAAAAATGGCAGACAAAGGCGTAAAAGTCGGCTTTCATTTTCATCCTATTATTGAATATAAGGGTTATCTTGATGAATATCAAAAAGTTTATGAAGAACTTATACTACAATTCGACCCTCAAGAAGTCGCACTTGTAAGTTTTGGAACCCTGACTTTTATAAAGCCAGTCATTAAGCAGTTGCGTGAACGTGAATTTAGAACTAAAATCACACAAATACCGCATGAAGACGCAAGCGGAAAAACATCGTATCCTGATGCTACAAAAATAGAAATGTTTAAACATGCCTATGAAAGTTTTAAACCATGGAGAGAGACAAAAGAGAAGGTCTTTTTTTATCTTTGTATGGAAGAACACCTTATGTGGGCAAAAACATTCGGGTACCAATATGCTACTAACAACGACTTTGAACATGCCATGCTCGGAGCATACTGCGAAAAACTGGGTCAAGATTTTTTACTCTAA
- a CDS encoding Hsp20/alpha crystallin family protein: MKKILSSVLLSSLLAGSAFAVSVNEMNPYDADFAKMNQYFSSLLESHLSASALNNFSYPRTDIQDLKDTIILKFDLAGVEKKNIKLSIDDNKILTLEGEKKESKEQKSKEFVKKEIFYGSFKKAIQLPENIDENKLQTKFENGILTVTIPKTEIKKQKAKLIPIK; the protein is encoded by the coding sequence ATGAAAAAGATACTGAGCAGTGTATTGCTTTCATCTTTGCTTGCAGGGTCGGCATTTGCGGTATCTGTCAATGAAATGAATCCATACGATGCAGATTTTGCAAAAATGAATCAATATTTTAGTTCTCTTTTAGAGTCACATTTAAGTGCTTCAGCTCTTAATAATTTCAGTTATCCAAGAACAGATATTCAAGATTTAAAAGACACAATAATTTTAAAATTTGATTTAGCGGGTGTAGAGAAAAAAAATATTAAACTTTCTATTGATGACAATAAAATTTTGACCCTTGAGGGTGAAAAAAAAGAATCTAAAGAACAAAAATCAAAAGAGTTTGTCAAAAAAGAGATATTTTACGGTAGTTTTAAAAAGGCAATACAACTGCCTGAGAATATAGATGAGAATAAACTGCAGACAAAATTTGAAAACGGTATTTTAACAGTAACTATTCCTAAAACGGAAATTAAAAAACAAAAAGCAAAACTTATCCCTATAAAATAA
- a CDS encoding Hsp20/alpha crystallin family protein: MDIIKTSKDLVEKAEEEVEKGLEVVKDTFHNVASHLPLANLAKHHNDTFTIEVDLPGVKKEDIELKVEDDYLTATAVRKFKNEVNEDDYYLCESDFGVISRSFILPENIDRDKIQAKFEDGRLYLTLEKLESKKTKNISIN, translated from the coding sequence ATGGACATCATAAAAACATCAAAAGATTTAGTGGAAAAAGCAGAAGAGGAAGTTGAAAAAGGTTTGGAAGTCGTCAAAGATACATTTCACAATGTAGCATCACATCTTCCGCTTGCCAACCTTGCAAAACATCATAATGACACCTTTACAATCGAGGTTGATTTACCGGGCGTTAAAAAAGAAGATATAGAATTAAAAGTCGAAGATGATTATCTGACTGCTACAGCAGTGAGAAAATTTAAAAATGAGGTCAATGAGGATGATTACTATCTTTGTGAATCAGATTTCGGCGTAATCTCAAGAAGTTTTATCCTGCCTGAAAATATCGACAGAGATAAGATTCAAGCCAAATTTGAAGACGGAAGATTGTACCTGACTCTTGAAAAACTAGAATCTAAAAAGACAAAAAATATCAGCATCAATTAA
- a CDS encoding Hsp20/alpha crystallin family protein: MLVTRHRNPTNTNNTKRFDLINEFFNALETQNSEEPREVFDFIPAVNTRESDDAYYIELDLPGIKKEDVEISIDKNILTIKGKREVKREEKKDDYYRVESAYGTFARSFTLPEKVDTENIRASSEDGVVEITIPKLKVEKDTTKKIEIE; this comes from the coding sequence ATGTTAGTAACAAGACATAGAAATCCGACAAATACAAATAATACTAAAAGATTTGATTTAATTAATGAATTTTTCAATGCACTTGAGACGCAAAACAGCGAGGAGCCAAGAGAGGTTTTTGACTTTATTCCCGCTGTAAATACCCGAGAAAGCGATGACGCTTATTATATTGAGCTTGATTTGCCTGGTATAAAAAAAGAAGATGTTGAGATTAGTATAGATAAAAACATCTTAACCATCAAAGGCAAGCGTGAAGTTAAACGTGAAGAAAAAAAAGATGACTACTATAGAGTAGAGAGTGCCTACGGTACTTTTGCAAGAAGTTTCACGCTTCCTGAGAAAGTTGATACTGAAAATATCCGTGCATCAAGTGAAGACGGCGTGGTCGAAATTACCATACCAAAATTAAAAGTTGAAAAAGATACAACGAAAAAAATTGAAATCGAGTAA
- a CDS encoding Crp/Fnr family transcriptional regulator, whose product MQNNSKHLELLDNTNKTFEEEFYKYAKPFEYEKGSSPFYPDDLLKYFYVVMDGRVKTYQINFQTNKEQTLFIYKRGDMFDVISLLDGKPHEVIYEVIEDANILRLPIERVRYWLENDLTFNKKFFPYLAAHMRYTEELATELALHDTKERFLNLLVQNLNPNNRFRYQLLQNLSNSEIAKLLGTVRHVIERSIKQLKADDIIETGRRNIKVKNLQKLLDKTSQMLLK is encoded by the coding sequence ATGCAAAATAATTCAAAACATTTAGAACTTTTAGACAATACAAACAAAACATTTGAAGAAGAGTTTTACAAATATGCCAAGCCTTTTGAGTATGAAAAAGGATCGTCTCCGTTTTATCCAGACGATCTGCTCAAATATTTTTATGTTGTAATGGATGGCAGAGTCAAAACCTATCAAATAAACTTTCAGACAAATAAAGAACAGACACTCTTCATTTATAAACGTGGAGATATGTTTGATGTCATTTCACTGCTTGACGGCAAACCGCATGAAGTAATTTATGAGGTTATAGAAGATGCCAATATTTTACGTCTTCCTATTGAAAGAGTCCGCTATTGGCTGGAAAATGATTTAACTTTTAACAAAAAGTTCTTTCCATACCTCGCTGCACATATGCGCTATACGGAAGAACTGGCAACAGAGCTTGCACTTCATGATACAAAAGAGCGTTTTTTAAATCTTTTAGTACAAAATTTGAACCCTAACAACAGGTTTCGTTATCAGCTCCTGCAAAATCTTTCCAACAGCGAAATAGCCAAACTGCTCGGAACCGTCCGTCATGTTATTGAGCGAAGTATCAAGCAGCTCAAAGCAGATGATATTATAGAAACCGGCCGACGCAACATCAAAGTAAAAAATCTGCAAAAACTTTTGGATAAAACTTCTCAAATGCTACTTAAGTAG
- the mnmH gene encoding tRNA 2-selenouridine(34) synthase MnmH: protein MHLPLSDDFLSIVLNETPLLDVRAPIEFNKGKFINAVNIPILDDEERRLVGTKYKEAGNAAAIELAESLIKNEGKEKRVALWQEYLKENPDAKLYCFRGGQRSGISQEWLKEANIDITRLKGGYKAFRNFLIQQTEEISAVTPTLILGGPTGSGKTILLNKLQNAIDLEGIANHRGSSFGSFTNAQPSQIDFENNLAYKLIQFHHKDFNKLVLEHESHNIGRTFIPKPVYDNFMQGELVLLQTPLDVRARITYEEYVVSALREYEMLYNDAGLQKWAENVKAGLKRIQKRLGNQLYTQLTYLFDEAYFIHTQSEAKALYIEWITLLLERYYDPMYDYQIQKSPIPIVFQGDEQSVLDFIKKQETKI from the coding sequence TTGCATCTGCCTTTAAGTGATGATTTTTTATCAATTGTCTTAAATGAAACACCCCTGCTTGATGTTCGCGCACCTATTGAATTTAACAAAGGCAAATTTATCAATGCTGTAAATATTCCGATACTCGATGATGAAGAGCGCAGACTTGTAGGAACAAAATATAAAGAAGCGGGTAACGCCGCGGCTATAGAGTTAGCTGAGTCACTCATAAAAAATGAAGGCAAAGAAAAAAGAGTTGCCCTTTGGCAAGAGTATTTAAAAGAAAATCCCGATGCAAAACTCTACTGTTTTCGAGGAGGCCAGCGTTCTGGTATCTCACAGGAGTGGCTCAAAGAAGCGAACATAGATATTACAAGACTCAAAGGCGGATACAAGGCTTTTCGTAATTTTCTCATACAACAGACTGAAGAGATAAGCGCTGTAACACCGACACTTATTCTGGGTGGCCCAACAGGCTCGGGTAAAACTATTCTTTTAAACAAATTACAAAATGCCATAGATCTTGAAGGTATTGCAAACCATCGCGGCTCTTCGTTTGGCAGTTTTACCAATGCCCAGCCTTCACAGATTGATTTTGAAAATAACCTTGCATACAAACTTATACAGTTTCATCATAAAGATTTTAACAAACTTGTTTTGGAGCATGAAAGTCATAATATCGGCAGAACTTTTATTCCAAAGCCTGTATATGACAACTTTATGCAGGGTGAGCTTGTTTTACTTCAAACTCCACTTGATGTTCGTGCACGAATAACCTATGAAGAGTATGTTGTCTCAGCCCTAAGAGAATATGAAATGTTGTATAATGATGCAGGCCTACAGAAGTGGGCAGAAAACGTGAAAGCGGGACTCAAAAGAATTCAAAAACGTCTTGGAAACCAACTCTATACACAACTTACTTATCTCTTTGACGAGGCTTATTTCATACATACGCAATCAGAGGCTAAAGCATTATATATAGAGTGGATTACCCTGCTTTTGGAGCGCTATTATGACCCGATGTATGACTACCAAATTCAAAAGAGCCCTATACCTATCGTATTTCAAGGAGATGAGCAGTCCGTACTTGACTTTATAAAAAAACAAGAAACAAAAATATGA
- the selD gene encoding selenide, water dikinase SelD, producing MMKDIKLTQYSHGAGCGCKISPKLLDSILKSSRETIQYPELLVGNSSKDDAAAFDLGNGTSVLSTTDFFMPIVDDPFTFGRIAATNAISDIYAMGGKPLMAISIFGWPINKLDANVAREVIDGGRSVCEEAGIPLAGGHSIDSPEPIFGLAVTGIANNEHIKRNNTAEADCELFLTKPLGIGILTTAQKQGKISEGDIDIAIEAMCTLNKIGAEISQLEGVTALTDVTGFGLLGHLSEICEGSGISAVVEFEKVPTLKNVKKYLEMGCVPGGTRRNFESYGEKISPMTTEQQDILCDAQTSGGLLCAVRKDALDDFLSITKNAGLTLESIGKTTAPSKYLVEVL from the coding sequence ATTATGAAAGATATAAAACTCACACAATACAGTCACGGTGCAGGCTGCGGCTGTAAAATTTCTCCAAAATTACTCGACAGTATCTTAAAAAGCTCACGCGAAACGATTCAATACCCTGAACTTTTAGTCGGTAACAGTTCAAAAGATGATGCTGCAGCATTTGATTTGGGCAATGGTACTTCTGTTTTAAGCACAACTGATTTTTTTATGCCTATAGTTGACGATCCCTTTACATTCGGGCGCATTGCAGCCACCAATGCCATCAGTGATATTTATGCGATGGGCGGTAAACCACTTATGGCAATTTCTATTTTTGGCTGGCCCATCAACAAGCTTGATGCTAATGTAGCACGTGAAGTGATTGACGGGGGGCGTTCTGTCTGCGAAGAAGCGGGTATTCCACTAGCCGGCGGACACAGCATAGACTCCCCTGAGCCGATTTTCGGACTTGCAGTTACAGGCATTGCAAACAATGAGCACATAAAAAGAAACAATACTGCCGAGGCTGATTGCGAACTCTTTTTAACAAAACCACTGGGTATCGGCATCCTTACTACAGCACAAAAACAAGGTAAAATCTCGGAAGGTGACATTGATATTGCCATAGAAGCAATGTGTACACTCAATAAAATCGGAGCAGAAATTTCTCAGCTTGAAGGAGTAACGGCACTCACTGATGTTACAGGCTTCGGTCTGCTTGGACATTTAAGTGAAATATGTGAGGGAAGCGGTATCAGCGCAGTTGTTGAATTTGAGAAAGTGCCGACACTCAAAAATGTCAAAAAGTATTTAGAAATGGGCTGTGTACCAGGCGGAACACGAAGAAATTTTGAGAGTTACGGAGAGAAAATCTCACCCATGACAACCGAGCAGCAAGATATTTTATGTGATGCGCAAACTTCTGGAGGACTGCTGTGTGCTGTACGCAAAGATGCACTTGATGATTTTTTATCTATTACAAAAAATGCAGGACTCACTTTAGAGTCCATAGGAAAAACAACAGCACCTTCAAAATATTTAGTCGAGGTACTTTAG
- a CDS encoding HAD family hydrolase, with amino-acid sequence MHTNIKYIVLDYNGTIAKDGVLKEELRSLLPLLAQKYTLHVITADTFGSVKNELKDFDLHVKVLQSENHTLEKEAYISGLDASECAAIGNGNNDMKMLQKAAIGICVMGDEGCSTKSLFASDIVCKSISEALELFIYPKRLRATLRV; translated from the coding sequence ATGCACACAAATATCAAATATATTGTTTTGGATTATAATGGCACAATAGCTAAAGATGGTGTTTTAAAAGAAGAGTTAAGAAGTTTACTGCCGCTTTTGGCACAAAAATATACTTTACATGTAATCACTGCAGATACATTCGGCAGTGTGAAAAATGAGTTGAAAGATTTTGATTTACATGTAAAGGTTTTACAGAGCGAAAATCATACTCTGGAAAAAGAGGCATATATAAGTGGATTAGATGCAAGTGAGTGCGCTGCAATAGGGAATGGGAACAATGATATGAAAATGCTGCAAAAAGCGGCAATTGGAATCTGCGTAATGGGAGATGAAGGGTGCAGTACAAAAAGTCTGTTTGCTTCAGATATTGTATGTAAATCTATATCTGAAGCACTGGAACTGTTTATTTATCCTAAACGCTTAAGAGCTACTCTTAGAGTATAA